Proteins encoded by one window of Paenibacillus urinalis:
- a CDS encoding RDD family protein yields the protein MSYTRRAVALLFDGFICLILFNIASILDVPAAFWIVTGLYFMVFPFLNKGRTFGKWLVRIHLTGEAGRLKLTGLTIRYGLLYWIFFGLNLMIVTASLPSYGSTLFAFVIFVMDGWFALHVLRRFFSKKTLLFYEQLSGTKHQITWQRPTPELAQKPAE from the coding sequence GTGTCCTATACCAGACGTGCAGTAGCGCTCTTATTTGATGGGTTCATCTGCTTGATCTTGTTCAATATCGCTAGCATTCTAGATGTACCTGCTGCCTTTTGGATCGTTACCGGCTTATATTTCATGGTGTTTCCTTTTCTAAATAAGGGAAGAACCTTTGGTAAATGGCTTGTCCGCATTCATTTGACTGGAGAGGCGGGAAGGCTGAAGCTTACCGGTCTTACGATCAGATATGGGCTGCTGTACTGGATATTTTTCGGCTTAAACCTGATGATTGTAACGGCGAGTCTTCCTTCCTATGGAAGTACGCTGTTTGCTTTTGTCATCTTCGTCATGGACGGCTGGTTTGCCCTTCATGTGCTGCGCCGGTTCTTTAGCAAAAAAACGCTCCTGTTCTACGAGCAGCTCAGCGGTACGAAGCATCAGATTACTTGGCAGAGACCGACACCTGAGCTTGCACAGAAGCCTGCTGAATAA
- a CDS encoding DUF2625 family protein yields the protein MGYLTIGELLHTEDHAWEELENMLSQGKNKSVIIPAEHDTGADTLYRLQVSTKSYLGAVAYETAGILFDHGWITLLGAGGDGIYGSLPFWNGLLDREGVPALEGMLLVAYDAAGGFFSLNIGRFGNDGHIYYYAPDTLEWESTELAYSGFVSWLADGDLAQYYETFRWKGWQEESNGLQPGEVFTYYPPLWTEEGSGADSSKVKTSVIEAWNTVLGI from the coding sequence ATGGGATATTTAACGATTGGGGAATTGCTTCACACGGAAGACCACGCTTGGGAAGAGCTTGAGAATATGCTGAGCCAGGGTAAAAACAAGAGTGTGATCATTCCCGCAGAGCATGACACAGGAGCAGACACGCTATATCGTTTGCAGGTCAGCACCAAATCCTACCTGGGCGCAGTTGCTTACGAAACGGCAGGTATCCTGTTTGACCATGGCTGGATTACCTTGCTCGGTGCAGGCGGTGACGGTATATATGGCAGTCTTCCGTTCTGGAATGGACTTCTCGATCGCGAAGGCGTTCCGGCTCTCGAAGGAATGCTGCTTGTCGCATACGATGCGGCGGGCGGTTTTTTCAGTTTGAATATCGGTCGTTTCGGAAATGACGGACACATCTATTACTATGCGCCGGATACATTGGAGTGGGAATCGACGGAGCTTGCTTATTCTGGTTTTGTTAGCTGGCTCGCTGATGGTGATCTAGCCCAGTATTATGAGACGTTTCGCTGGAAAGGGTGGCAGGAGGAGTCGAATGGGCTTCAGCCAGGTGAGGTGTTTACCTATTATCCACCCCTTTGGACGGAGGAAGGGAGCGGAGCAGACAGCAGTAAAGTGAAGACCTCGGTTATTGAAGCATGGAATACCGTTTTGGGTATCTAG
- a CDS encoding sulfurtransferase encodes MKFIVSMKWVLARMYEPDIAIVDCRFALGQPETGRQAFNESHIPGAVYFDLEQDLSSPLHEQGHGGRHPLPDVDQLVDRIRKAGISNETRIIAYDDQGGAMASRFWWLMRYLGHEQVYIMDEGFAAWQAASFPVTADVPIRIPASYTPHLQSHLLADLEEVRKASTTGSAMLIDSREYPRYLGEVEPLDKKAGHIPGAASYFWKDNLQEGSTKFKSAEELSKRFEAVSKDQDVIVYCGSGVTACPNVLALTEAGYENVKLYAGSWSDWISYEENPVGIGNGEKPKHI; translated from the coding sequence ATGAAATTTATCGTATCCATGAAATGGGTGCTAGCCCGTATGTATGAACCGGACATCGCGATTGTCGATTGCCGTTTTGCTCTGGGTCAACCAGAGACGGGTAGACAAGCCTTTAATGAAAGCCATATACCAGGGGCCGTATATTTTGATCTGGAGCAGGATTTGTCTTCACCCTTGCATGAACAAGGACATGGCGGACGGCATCCACTGCCTGATGTAGATCAGCTGGTTGACCGAATTCGCAAGGCGGGCATTAGTAACGAGACCCGAATTATTGCTTACGATGATCAAGGCGGTGCAATGGCGTCAAGATTCTGGTGGCTGATGCGCTATCTCGGTCATGAGCAGGTATATATTATGGATGAGGGATTTGCGGCATGGCAGGCTGCGAGCTTTCCGGTCACTGCCGATGTACCGATTCGGATTCCGGCATCCTACACCCCGCATCTCCAGTCTCACCTACTGGCTGATCTAGAAGAAGTGCGGAAGGCTTCCACCACTGGATCTGCTATGTTAATCGACTCACGTGAATACCCGAGATACCTGGGAGAGGTAGAGCCGCTGGATAAAAAAGCAGGTCATATACCAGGCGCTGCCTCATATTTCTGGAAGGATAACCTTCAGGAAGGATCAACTAAATTCAAGTCAGCTGAGGAGTTAAGCAAACGGTTTGAAGCAGTGTCCAAAGATCAAGATGTTATTGTATATTGCGGCTCCGGCGTAACGGCTTGTCCCAATGTACTGGCGTTAACAGAAGCAGGATATGAGAATGTGAAGCTGTATGCAGGGAGCTGGAGCGACTGGATCAGCTATGAGGAGAACCCGGTGGGCATCGGGAACGGGGAGAAACCCAAACATATATAA
- a CDS encoding putative holin-like toxin — translation MSTPIINFVSIQRLKVLTWWIQQTTTHVKDALMLMISFGALIVALLTLVVAIIAMINHKK, via the coding sequence GTGTCTACGCCCATCATCAACTTTGTCAGCATCCAACGGCTAAAAGTACTTACTTGGTGGATCCAACAAACTACGACTCACGTTAAGGATGCTTTGATGCTTATGATCAGTTTTGGCGCACTTATTGTTGCACTATTAACGCTGGTCGTCGCCATCATCGCTATGATTAACCACAAGAAATAG